One part of the Hydrogenobacter sp. T-2 genome encodes these proteins:
- a CDS encoding dihydroorotase produces the protein MSKILIKKVRLIDPSQNLDSTKDLLIEKGKIKAIGDDLFELEAQLIEGQGLIACPSFVDLHVHLRDPGQEYKENLESGMKCAVAGGFTTLVCMPNTKPAIDSPETAQYIVRKAEDIGLCRVLPSGAITKGRKGQELVDFYALKEAGCVAFTDDGAPLMDSRLMEKALKLTAQIGSFIMNHCEDDRIANGHINEGYVSSLLGIASRPAGAEDLLVARDCILAYHTGGHIHIQHLSSSLSVEIIRFFKEKGARITCEVNPYHLLFTEEEILRSYSNAKVNPPLRGQEHCKALLEALKEGTIDCIATDHAPHAIWEKGQIEKAMPGMIGLQTALPMMLQLVREGHISLSRMVELMSCKPARILGLTDCGSLREGSKANLVLFDPEKEWVLNEETNLSKSKNTPLWGKRLKGKVLYTIFEGRIVYKDV, from the coding sequence ATGTCAAAGATTCTCATAAAGAAGGTCAGGCTCATAGACCCCTCTCAAAACCTCGATAGCACAAAGGACCTTCTCATAGAAAAGGGAAAGATAAAAGCCATAGGCGATGACCTATTTGAGCTTGAAGCTCAGCTTATAGAAGGTCAGGGTCTTATTGCTTGTCCTTCTTTTGTAGACCTGCATGTGCATCTTAGAGACCCAGGTCAAGAATACAAGGAAAACTTGGAAAGCGGTATGAAATGTGCAGTTGCTGGAGGTTTTACCACCCTTGTATGCATGCCAAACACCAAGCCAGCCATAGACTCGCCAGAGACCGCACAGTATATAGTTAGAAAGGCAGAAGACATAGGTCTTTGTAGAGTTTTACCCTCTGGTGCTATAACTAAGGGAAGAAAGGGGCAAGAGCTTGTAGACTTTTATGCCTTAAAAGAGGCTGGGTGCGTTGCCTTTACAGATGATGGTGCTCCTCTTATGGATTCAAGGCTAATGGAGAAGGCTTTAAAGCTCACCGCCCAGATTGGCTCTTTTATAATGAACCATTGCGAGGATGACAGGATTGCCAATGGGCATATAAATGAAGGTTATGTGAGCTCTTTGCTTGGTATAGCCTCAAGACCTGCAGGTGCGGAAGACCTTTTGGTGGCGAGGGACTGCATACTTGCCTACCACACGGGCGGGCACATCCATATACAGCATCTTAGCTCCTCCTTGAGCGTGGAGATAATAAGGTTTTTCAAAGAAAAGGGGGCAAGGATAACCTGCGAGGTAAACCCCTACCATCTTCTCTTTACAGAAGAAGAAATTCTCAGGTCTTACTCCAATGCAAAGGTAAACCCACCACTAAGAGGTCAGGAACATTGCAAGGCTCTACTGGAGGCACTCAAAGAGGGAACAATAGACTGCATAGCTACAGACCATGCACCTCATGCAATTTGGGAAAAGGGACAGATAGAAAAGGCTATGCCTGGCATGATAGGATTGCAGACCGCTTTGCCAATGATGCTCCAGCTTGTAAGAGAAGGGCATATAAGCCTCTCAAGGATGGTGGAGTTAATGTCTTGCAAACCCGCAAGAATACTCGGTCTTACAGACTGTGGAAGCCTAAGGGAGGGCTCAAAAGCCAACTTGGTGCTCTTTGACCCAGAAAAGGAGTGGGTTCTCAATGAAGAGACAAACCTCTCAAAGTCCAAAAACACACCCCTCTGGGGTAAAAGGCTAAAAGGGAAGGTTCTTTATACTATCTTTGAAGGCAGGATAGTTTACAAGGATGTTTAA
- a CDS encoding prephenate dehydrogenase — MFKRVAVVGVGFMGGSFALACREAIGCEVFGIDINPQAVEKGKQLGVIQEGSTDLKSVRLFEPDLVMLATPVRTFLPIAEVIKDHISKECVVSDLGSVKGRLVYRLEEILGERFVGGHPIAGTEKAGVENSLKDLFRGKRFILTPTEKTHREAKEKIKDLWTKIGSLVEEMDPYVHDFVFGVVSHLPHAVAFALMDAVDRLSKEIDLFRYPGGGFRDFTRIAGSDPVMWRDIFLENSQEVVKAIEVFMSSLQRLREAIREGKEEELTEYLRKASAKRRSLELNP; from the coding sequence ATGTTTAAGAGGGTAGCGGTAGTAGGTGTGGGCTTTATGGGAGGTTCTTTTGCTCTTGCTTGTAGGGAAGCGATAGGTTGTGAAGTCTTTGGGATAGATATAAATCCTCAAGCGGTAGAGAAGGGCAAGCAACTGGGTGTTATTCAAGAGGGCTCAACTGACCTAAAAAGCGTAAGACTCTTTGAGCCAGACTTGGTGATGTTGGCAACGCCTGTGAGGACCTTTCTTCCAATAGCAGAGGTTATAAAAGACCATATAAGCAAGGAGTGTGTGGTTTCCGACCTTGGCTCGGTAAAGGGAAGGCTTGTTTACAGGTTGGAAGAAATACTTGGCGAAAGGTTCGTGGGAGGACATCCTATAGCGGGCACAGAGAAGGCAGGAGTGGAAAACTCTCTAAAAGACCTCTTTAGAGGAAAGCGGTTTATCCTCACACCTACAGAAAAAACTCACAGGGAAGCAAAGGAAAAGATAAAAGACCTGTGGACTAAAATAGGCTCTTTGGTTGAAGAAATGGACCCATACGTGCATGACTTTGTTTTTGGGGTGGTTTCTCACCTGCCTCATGCGGTAGCCTTTGCCCTGATGGATGCGGTAGATAGGCTAAGCAAAGAGATAGACCTCTTTAGATACCCTGGCGGTGGCTTTAGGGACTTTACTCGTATAGCTGGCTCTGACCCAGTTATGTGGAGGGATATTTTCTTGGAAAACTCCCAAGAGGTGGTCAAAGCTATAGAGGTGTTTATGTCTTCTTTGCAAAGACTAAGGGAAGCCATAAGGGAAGGGAAAGAAGAGGAGCTCACTGAATATCTTCGCAAAGCGAGTGCAAAAAGAAGGTCTTTGGAGTTAAATCCATGA